A single window of Watersipora subatra chromosome 11, tzWatSuba1.1, whole genome shotgun sequence DNA harbors:
- the LOC137408578 gene encoding uncharacterized protein, which produces MKAVLAFFTVAAMVTYSEAVTCYVCADCSEPSGEFDCGNDITGCTKIDLNGVVGRSCGRSSKKGCTSLLGVKTTTCYCEGDNCNSASTSAVSFLALLAPLIAAKLFN; this is translated from the exons ATGAAGGCAGTTCTAGCTTTTTTTACTGTTGCAG CTATGGTGACATATTCCGAGGCTGTCACTTGCTACGTTTGCGCTGACTGCTCTGAGCCGTCTGGAGAATTTGACTGCGGGAACGATATTACTGGATGCACCAAAATAGATCTCAATGGCGTTG TTGGAAGAAGCTGTGGTCGGTCCAGTAAAAAAGGCTGCACTAGCCTTCTTGGTGTCAAGACAACGACATGCTACTGTGAAGGAGACAACTGCAACAGCGCCTCAACCTCCGCAGTTTCCTTCCTCGCTCTCCTAGCACCACTCATCGCTGCCAAGCTTTTCAACTAG